From Triticum aestivum cultivar Chinese Spring chromosome 7B, IWGSC CS RefSeq v2.1, whole genome shotgun sequence:
TGCAAGCCTAATGTGTCCATGCTTGGAGGGTGTGCATGGTCATTGTTATTCAACTGAAATGTGTACATGGTCCTCCACTTTGGGTGTTTGTTTCCATGCATGCTCAAATCTGAAtcaattggatatatatttgcCTACTGCAAAGAAGCAAACGGCATATGATGTATCAAATGTGTAATCCGCTATACTTTTAACTGGCAGGATGCAAGCCTAATGAATTCACTTTCGCAACTGTTCTTACATCATGTTCTGGCTCTCAAAGCATACACCAGGTCAAGCAAGTCCATTCTCTCGTTGCCAAAACAAATTTTGAGTCGCACATGTTTGTTGGGAGCTCCCTTCTTGACATGTACGCCAAGGCAGGGAATATCCAAGAAGCTCGAAGGGTGTTCGACATGCTTCCGGAAAGAGACACTGTTTCCTGTACCGCCATTATATCTGGCTATGCTCAGCTGGGCCTTGATGATGAAGCCTTGGACTTGTTCAGGCAGTTGTACAGTGCAGGGATGCAATGCAATTATGTTACTTTTACGACCCTTCTCACTTCATTATCTGGGCTGGCCTCCCTGGATTATGGCAAGCAAGTTCATGGACTAATACTTCGTAAAGAGTTACCATTTTTCGTTGTTCTACAGAATTCTTTGATTGATATGTACTCCAAATGCGGCAAGTTGTTATACTCGAGGAGGGTATTTGATCACATGCCACAGAGATCAGCCATCAGTTGGAATGCAATGCTTATGGGATATGGTAGACATGGCATAGGACATGAAGTCGTTCAGCTCTTTAGAACTATGACCGAAGAAGTGAAGCCTGACAGCGTTACCCTGTTGGCTGTTTTATCTGGTTGTAGTCACGGTGGGCTGGTTGATGAGGGCCTTGACATATTCGATCTTATAGTAAAAGAACAAAATGCTGTTCTCAGCATTGGGCATTATGGGTGTGTTATTGATCTTCTTGGACGCTCTGGACGACTACAGAAGGCTTTAGATTTGATACAAGATATGCCATTTGAGCCGACTCCAGCAATTTGGGGTTCATTGCTTGGTGCTTGCAGAGTTCATGTTAACGTTAGTGTTGGTGAGGTTGTTGCTCAGAAGCTTCTGGACATGGAGCCAGGAAATGCTGGAAACTATGTGATCCTTTCTAACATTTATGCTGCTGCTGGAATGTGGAAAGATGTTTTCAGAGTTAGGAACTTAATGCTGGAGAAGACGGTGACCAAGGAACCAGGGCAGAGCTGGATAATTCTTGACAAGGTTATCCACACCTTCCGCTCAAGTGATCGT
This genomic window contains:
- the LOC123161292 gene encoding putative pentatricopeptide repeat-containing protein At3g13770, mitochondrial, which codes for MLLTRGFRRAAVPRLARRDMCGAAARRTTASGLVAVAGGGASFHDYDAAITACVERRALKQGRQVHAHMVTARYRPPVYLATRLVIMYARCCALDDARNVLDGMPERNVVSWTAMISGYSQSGRHVEALQLFIRMLRAGCKPNEFTFATVLTSCSGSQSIHQVKQVHSLVAKTNFESHMFVGSSLLDMYAKAGNIQEARRVFDMLPERDTVSCTAIISGYAQLGLDDEALDLFRQLYSAGMQCNYVTFTTLLTSLSGLASLDYGKQVHGLILRKELPFFVVLQNSLIDMYSKCGKLLYSRRVFDHMPQRSAISWNAMLMGYGRHGIGHEVVQLFRTMTEEVKPDSVTLLAVLSGCSHGGLVDEGLDIFDLIVKEQNAVLSIGHYGCVIDLLGRSGRLQKALDLIQDMPFEPTPAIWGSLLGACRVHVNVSVGEVVAQKLLDMEPGNAGNYVILSNIYAAAGMWKDVFRVRNLMLEKTVTKEPGQSWIILDKVIHTFRSSDRLHPRKKDIDAKIKEIYVDIKAAGFVPDLSCVLHDVDDEQKERMLLGHSEKLAVTFGLMNTPPGLTIRVMKNLRICVDCHNFAKFVSKVYGREISLRDKNRFHLLTDGACTCGDYW